GTATACCTCAGTCCAGAGAGATACAACCTGTGGCTGTTGTGACACACATGGGTGACTGAGATACAGAAAAGAGACACATTGAGACACCCACAGCAGTGGAACACAACAAGACAGCTCTCTACATTCCTCGGTTGTTTTATCTCAGCTGAAACCATGGATTCGACCATGGTCAAAACCACCGCTAGctttctctccactgtctccagCATGACCCCCACCTCCATGACCTCCCTCCTCGCCGTTACCACAGACGCAAGGATGGAACGGGACAATGTCACCGCATCCAGAACAACACTCATGACCAGTACCATTACTATAACAACAACCAACGAGACAAGCTACAACGCCACCAAGCTGTCAGAGGTGGCGTTAGAAGGCCCGGGGATGGGCATGGTGCTGGTGCCCTTTGGCATCATCACTGTAATTGGCCTGGCATTGGTCATGGTAAGAAAGCAATCGCTTTAGTCACTACCTAGTTTCCATGCCCACAAAATATGTCTGTTTGTCATGACAGTGTGAACGAGTCGCTTTTGCCCCTTTTATCTAATTAACAATGTGTCTCCCTGTTCCCCACCATGTCTCCCATCCCAGATGTTGTATATCAGGAAACGGAAGAGGTGAGGACATTAACTTGAATTGCAAAGTAGTTCATTATATAAGAGTTAGCAGTTCAAGTCATCAGCCGGATTTGTGAAAGGGAGGGCTGTCCTTCATGCATATTCAAATAATCATAGCATTGACTCTCAGTAATGTGTGTTTCTCACATTTCATTAAACGTTTCAATACGAGATACATTTTTCTAACCTTTTCGTTCCCCCCTCTGCCTTCTGCCCTGTGTTCACCGCCCAGACTGGAGAAGCTGAGGCACCAGCTGATGCCCATGTATAACTTTGACCCGGCAGAGGAACAGGATGACCTGGAACAGGAACTACTGGACCACAACCGGGACGGCAACCTCACAGGATCCAATAACAAGGTACTATATACACTACAAGCCTGAAGCAATGCTGCGGCTGCACTCCCATGTTCAATGATACTGGTAATCTACCGTAGATCTGCGATGATACACAGAAGTCTTAGCGGTTCCATTATGTTCAGACTCATCTTGAATCACCGGCAGCGATCTATTGTTCACTGATCTacagttatattatattatatccggcggttggaaccaaaaatcgcacatttggactcatcagaccaaaggacagatttccaccggtctaatgtccattgttcgtgtttcttggcccaagcaggtctcttcttcttattggtatcctttagtagtggtttctttgcagcaattcaaccatgaaggccacacagtctcctctgaacaggtgatgttgagatgtgtctgttacttgaactctgtgaagcatttatttgggctgcaatttctgaggccggtaactctaatgaactctggGCCTTCCTTGcctgtggcgatcctcatgaaagtcagtttcatcatagcgcttgatggtttttgcgactgcacttgaagaaactttcaaagatcTTGAAATcctccggattgactgaccttcatgtctgaaagtaatgatggactgttgtttctctttgcttatttgagctgttcttgccataatatggacttggtattttaccaaatagtgctatcttttgtataccacacctttaccttgtcacaacacaactgattggctcaaacttattatggaaagaaattccacaaattccacaaatgatcttttaacaaggcataccttgttaattgaaatgcattccaggtgactacctcatgaagctggttgagagaatgccaagagtgtgcaaagctgtcatcaaggcaaaggatggctaatttgaagaatccaAGATATAAAATATAACAATATTTGtataacacttttctggttactacatgattccatatgtgttatttcatagttgtgatgtcttcactatcattctacaatgtagaaaatagtacaaataaaaacccttgaatgagtaggtgtgtcgaaagttttgactggtactgtaagtatatATATAAGTAATTGATTCACTTTCCACCCCTTTCTTTGTTCCTAACGCTACATCACTAAACAGATATAATAAGCAGTCATAGCAGGGGCAGATTCATTATTCATTGGCTACAAAATATGAATACAAAACAGTTGATATGACTGCTTATGACCATGGCAGTACAAATTAATATGGTGTCTCATGTCTCACAGTTATACCATTTTGCCCCCACCCCACCTCCTGTAGACTCTCACGACCTCCCAGGGGACGACGCAGAGGCCCAGTCGCCTGGTCTTCACAGACGTAGCCAACGTTCTCAATGCATAACAGCACTCTTCCATGCATGAGAGGGGACTGGGGGGACTGGGGACTAGCTGTCCCATCATAGAGATCTGTCGCTCaggaaaaaaaaaaaggaaaactgGATTGAAGGCCATGGAAACAGACTGATGTTTGGAGTATGTTTTTTTCAGGGTGGGCTATAAGGGAATTCTGATGTTTTAGTTGTGGCGTAGTCTTATTTTCATTGTCTACAGTTTATAACTTGTTGTCAGTGACTGAGTTGGGAATTATGGGGAAAGGATGCGAGTAATGATTTTGCACTGGTTGTTATTGGTTGCACAAATACTTCCAAGTGTGGTGCATTGTGGGATCGCTGTCTTTCTCTGCAGTTCTAGTGATATTGGTGGCAGAATTGCTGGAGCTCCCACCTCGTTCTCTAATGAGAACGTTGTCTcgaatgtattatttattttccaCACGTTTGTATTTTGCTGCTAAATGTAGACAACCACATTGGACAAGTGACTCCCTCTAAAACGGGTTATGCTCAATGTTGAACTGCTTCCATAAGGGTGGTGGATTAGAGACCTGGACGTTCTGCACATTGGAAAACTAGAACACAACATCAGGAGATCTGGAGAACTATTACTGCTGCAGGACAATGCCTGGGGAACTGTAACCcacctagtgtacactactatactgtaatgtaccCACACACACGTCCAAAATGTGTCCTTCAGCACTTACGCCTCTATGGGGACTCTCCATTTGCCATCAGAGTATTACTAGTAGTGTGTTTCCTCGATAACAAGTAATAAAGCAGCTGCATTGGTTTCTATACACTAAAACAGAGTATCTAAACCACAGTATTTTGACGATCACTTATTGTGCTACGATTGTTTGATGAACACATGACAAACAAACACATATGTGAACCTTTTTATTGGTAACAGAAAGACCAAGTAGCACCTCTATACTCATGCAAACACACAATGAAGCGAGACAGATCAGAGTCAAATTAGAAAACAGCCATTTGAGTTGCGTATTCAAGTTCAAATGGATTGAAATCTAAAATAAATCAAAACAATACATGAAagactaaaataaaaagggaGACCTTTTCATCGATCGCAAACACAAAAAAAGATTAAAACGGGAGATGTTACAAGATAAGAGAACTtaactactctattcaatattTAAAAACCCTCATACAATAAAGCATAACAGCAAGTACATGAAATAAACTCCTAAAATGTTTATACTGAATATATCAATATCAGTCAGCTCATTTAGAGCAACACTGTGATTAAAATATAGATAGTGGCTATCCTGACATTGCTGAGGTATGACTGTGGTTAGGTTAGGAGGCACTCTTACTGACATCATAGTACAGTACTTTGGGTTTATttacctacagatgtaggatattcATTTgatccagtttgctacagcagaaaCATAATACTGCAGCAACAAGAAATTTGAATTTTTATGTGGATTACATTTTTGTAAggtttgatacatttttcattagggcaaatcaagtctgaaatttcaaagtggaattcACAACCTTAAGAAGCCTTTTTCAATCTCAtatactacaagtttgcatttcctgcagtGCAAGGAAAAATCTCAGCAACAAAaatgtgatcaaattaagatcctacatctgtatacagtatgctgataAGGACAACGTGAGATGAGTGGACCTCTGATATAGTTGTTCCATAGCTATGGTAAGATTGCAGGGGACAAGCAAAGCTAAAAACCAGCCAGTCACCCCTCTGAGGGCCAAAGCAGACTAGTTTCAGAGGTAGTCCACAGCGCAAACAGTGATGCCATCCAAAGAGGTGAAGTATCAAGAGAAAAAGTCTAGGTTGGAAAAGACTCACAGACATACTAACTTGCAATTGACAGAAAACTAAACGCTTGAACTTTCCCTAGAAAAAGATTGCACGTGGATAAGTCCACGCACTCCAGAAATACATTACAGTAAGATCCAAAACAAAGTGTTAGCTCACTATTTCACGTCACTTCACTGACATCAATTCAACTAATGTTAGGATTGTTAATGCAACACATCTGTAGTGTGAAAGTGAAAGCTTGAATTTAAATAATGATCGCATGGTATCTTACGTAAAAAGTGAAGAGAGGGAAAAATGTAAGGGCTCACAGAGGTCGTGATAAAACAAATTTTTAAAAAAGTCATGAGTAAGTAACCAACTACAGTAAACAGTAAAATATTGGGTCATTTTGAACCCAGGTAGATAGACCAAGGCCTCGATTCAATCAGATCGAGTGTTAACCCACGTTAACCGACATCCGCATAGGTGATGTTTTGGCAGTGTTAGAGGTCCAGTATTACTACGGTAGGAGCTAACTAATCGTGTGTGCCACCAACCCTTCCCTTCCTTATTATCCCTATCCCTGCGTTAGCCCAAAAAGGCGATAGAAAGTGTAGGCTCTATCCATGATAGAAATGATCCATGATAGATCTGTTGGATATAAAGCCGGGTGTGGTTTCGTTCCATCTAATGGCAGTGTCCGCGATAAGGTAACTCAGGGagccgcttgtggatttgacagctccaacgcAGTTCCCCCTCCAAAAACAACCGCTATGTGAATGTAGCACGGATCTGATAGAATCTAGACCCAAGTCTTATCTCAGATATTTCATCAGAGCATTACCACTAAAGGCTGCTGCTGGGACTCGCTTAAAGAGTCAGTCAGCATGGAAGTGGAAGTGAGAGTGTGAGGCTAGTGGGTACAGTGTGTATGGGATTGTCctgagtaggtgtgtgtgtgtgtgtgtgtgtgtgtgtgtgtgtgtgtgtgtgtgtgtgtctttgtttgtttttttggtaTGGGGAGAGGCTATAAAGAGTTATCCTCTGCTTTTCTGTGACTGAGGTAGACTGAAAGGCAAAGGAACTGAGGTGAGTTATGGTCTTAATGAGGTTTATGTGTGTCAAGTAATATTGTGAATGTCAAAAACAGATCAGAAATACACAATAAAAATGGAATAATATCATAACTGAGTAGAATAACACATGAATCACACCTGAATAGCTATGCGCATAGCCATATTAAGTCAAAAAATACCTGGGGGCCATACTTGTGAACAATAGAACAGGTTGAAGTTTTAGTTTAAGCATCAGCCAATTAAAATCATTGATGTAGTTGTACGTGATCAAAGGCTACATGTTAGCTGTTCCCATTACATAATCTGACACATGCTAAGCTCACCAGGTGGCTGTATATATGTGTATTTATATCTGGTTGAAATTCTGTATCAGCTAATCAAAATACGTATTTGGACATTATCCAACACTTGTCCATGGAAGCGCCCTTAACAGAAGTCAAATGGCAGGATCTGCTATTCAAAGTTACTGGAACAACACAAGCAACTTCAAGTGGACAATTAGCTCACAGTGTCGCCAACCTGGTTCCTGGTACCATTTGTCGTTTGCGGCAAGCTTGAATCCCAGGGGAGATAATGTTTTTTCCTTTGAAATGTAGAATGACATTTATTGTGATAGTGTGTAGTGCAGCCAGAACCTTGTAAATTAAGATTTACAAATATCTTTAATGAGGACctttttggagtcacttttgcAGACCGACACGTAGGCTACTGCTACGCATGGGGTGTAGTGGTGCCAGAGCCGGAACGGCACTCCACCACCTCCCAGAATGGTGCTTGTTTAATAAAGTTTGGATCAAAGCTGAATCGGTGTCTCGCAAGACACTTAATGATTCATTTGTATTTTGCATAGGCCTAACATACCGAATATAATATCATCGTATAAGATTACTGTTAGACCAAAAACACCACTTCATTTCTTATGTAGGCTGCACTTATACGTAcaatattatatatgtattattaAAGGAAAATTCAACTCACAAAACTACCTCTTTAGGTATTTCTTTCACTGTTGATGTCAGCAATCGAGTTTTCAAGATGTAGAACTTTAAAATACAGAAAGTGTCTCAGTATGATGCGTATTGCAGAACACATCACACTGTGACACTATGTATTTTCAAAGTTCTATATTTTGTAAATACTTTTTTGACGATGTACGATCAATGTTGCATAGACCTCCTTTACATTTTCTCTGTAAAAAGCACATGGATGTATGTGGAACGGACAAGCAAAAACATACGATTTTGTTATATGTGTGATAACAAGCTTTGTCTAACGTAACGTTGGTGAGTAGCCTAGTCAAGGACGCGATGATCCTGCAATATCGTCACTCTACACTAGAGACCAAGTGAAGTGGAACAAAAGTCAACCTTGAATTTGGAGGTTTAAATATATCCCTCTGGGCAAGTTCACCTATTTTAAGAAATGCCATTGGTTTGTGTAGAAAAAGTTTAAGATCTTTGATAGGCAGATGCAGGATTTGTTACAGGAAATAATCACTGCCACCTGGTGAGGTTAGCATAGGGCTAAATGTGCCAGGTTATTTAATGGGAACAGCCAACGTGTAGCATTTGATCATATCCAACTATGTCAACAATTTAAATTGGCAGATGCTTAAGCTTGAACAAAAACTTGTTCTAACGTTCGCAAGTATGGCCCCCTAAGGTTTTATTGAGTGTGGTTAGAGCAATGTAGTAAAAACAAAAGCTGATGTGTGAAGTCATGTCACTGTTGAGTTCAGACTTAATTCTGTTCACGTTCATGTATTCCCATTCCAACGTATATCTAACAAAATATTCCCGTGTTTCTTCACAATCAGGACAGACAGTTACATTTGAGCCGAGCTCCTGTGTGACAATAGGGTCAAATGGGTCATGAATCTTGTCCCAGTAATGTGTTTTGAAATGTCAGTCACGTTTGATGACAGCAGCTGCATCCtttccccccccccttttttaaaCCCTCCCCACCATTAACACCACAAACGCATACACGCACGCATCAACCATTCTCTGAACAGCCCCACCCACTGACCCGAATCCTAAGTAATCAATCAACTGACCAAAGCTATGTCCATCATTGACCCAGCCTCAGTGCTGGACAGACTCCAGTCACAATACCACCATCAGGCCTACTGTTCTACAAAGcagggctattatctgttgtttTTGGAATCCTCATGACAATGGAGGTTAGATTGTACACCTCTTTGTCTCTGCCCAAACCTTGAGGTAGTTTTGTGGCACATTGTCTACTCCCCCTCTGCCACTTCCTGGGCTGGAGCCTGAGATGGCGAAGCCTCAGCGGACAGAGACTGTGAGGGGCCCTCAGTTTCTTCTGAAGGACTCTGTGACAAGACACAAACATACagacattagtgtgtgtgtgtgtgtgtgtgtgtgtgtgtgtgtaatgatgtacTTGTATGAGTGTGTAGATGAGTGATGTGGGGAAATAGGTCTGGCTGTGAGACCAAGAAATGCTAGGGAGAAGACGGTTATGTCAGGAAACCAAGACGACAGGGGAAGAGAGCAGTTATATCAGGTTTCCCCTCTCAGCACTGACTCATTCTTCCCCTTCTCATGTCTGTGTCTGAAAGATGGAGTCTTAACGGTTTCAGTTCTTAATGTGTTTTAACTTCTTTGAAACTCGCCTCTGCAGTGAAAACTGTGATAAGATGGATGAGGGTGTTGAGTGACGTTGGCCTCTTTTTTGTGCAAGCTGTTGGTGTAACCTGTTGATTCTCTGAAAGAAGGCGGTGTATGAACGGAAGTGTCTCGTGCACTCCGCCTTAGCTCAGGCCTATATCCACCTCCATGAAAGTAGCGCTCAAGTACAATAGGTAAGAGGAAACATTGTTTGgagaaaaaacaaacataatATGACCTATTATGCTGTACTAACAATATCTCTTACCTGCTGTTCCTGGATCACCTCTTGAACTACTTTCTGGGGCTGTGGAGAAGAATAAAAGTGACAGAAGGAGAAGAGATAAAACATTCAACGAATCAGTTAAACTCTCCATCGCATAGCTCAGAGGTGGACAACTTCAATTgtgaagggggtggggggggtgctaTGTTTGTCTTGTAATCAGTGGCTGATTTAGAGGACACCGGGTGAGGGGGACGCTCCTCCTGTCAATCaatgacatcagtcaggaaaaaCAGAGGGCCCTACTGCCCTTAAGGACTGGGGTTGTACATCCCCAGATTATGAAGAGAGATAGGAGTCTAGAGACATTTGAGATATATGTCTCATTACACTCGTGTGcatgagtgagtgtgtatgtTAGTCCCATACCCATTTCCTTGGCCGGCCCCGAGGTCTTCTCTCCCCGACTGGCTCTACTTTCTGACACAGAAAGGATGGAGGATAAAGCAGAGAATAttgtattgtttaaaaaaatatatagacatAAGGCCATGTCTACTCACAACCGTATTGTTGCAATCGTTATTTTCTGTTCAGCTCCTGTGCCTAGTTTGacactttattttttattgaatatTTCATAATAACTATCTACATGAACATGAGAGGTTGATCTTACCTTGGGTGTGGCACGAGGCCCCTTGTTCTTGCTTCCTCTGGGTCGTCCTCTGGGTCTCTTTGGGGTTGGGGGGCCAGTGGGCTCCTGGGGAGAGCAAGAGCAAAATAAGGAACTGCCATACGGTTGGTACTCTGACTCTATCCACAGAAAAATAAGGAACTGCCATACGGTTGGTACTCTGACTCTATCCACAGCAAAATAAGGAACTGCCATACGGTTGGTACTTTGACTCTATCCACAGCAAAATAAGGAACTGCCATACGGTTGGTACTTTGACTCTATCCACAGCAAAATAAGGAACTGCCATAGGGTTGGTACTCGGACTCTATCCACAGCAAAATAAGGAACTGCCATAGGGTTGGTACTCTGACTCTATCCACAGCAAAATAAGGAACTGCCATACGGTTGGTACTCTGACTCTATCCACAGCAAAATAAGGAACTGCCATAGGGTTGGTACTCTGACTCTATCCACAGCAAAATAAGGAACTGCCATACGGTTGGTACTCTGACTCTATCCACAGCAAAATAAGGAACTGCCATACGGTTGGTACTCTGAATCTATCCACAGCAAAATAAGGAACTGCCATATGGTTGGTACTCTGACTCTATCCACAGCAAAATAAGGAACTGCCATACGGCTGGTACTCTGACTCTATCCACAGCAAAAGCAGCCGtactccacaccacaccacagttgTTAAAATGAGCATTTGAGTTATTTcagtttcaaatcaaattgtatttgtcacatgccgaatacaacaggtgtagaccttacagtgaaacgcttacttacaagcccttaaccaacaatgcaggtaAGAAAAATAAGTCTTGAGTAAAAAATtgaaaagtaaaacatttaaataaagataaataatTAAAGCACAGCAGTTGTGCTacagtaatatgtacatgtaggtagaggtggggggggggggcaatgcaaatagtctgggtagtcatttgattagctgttcaggatggcttgggggtataagctgttaagaagccttttggacctagacgtgTAGCTCCAGTACCGCTCGCCGTGCGGTAGAAAAGAAA
This genomic window from Oncorhynchus nerka isolate Pitt River linkage group LG2, Oner_Uvic_2.0, whole genome shotgun sequence contains:
- the LOC115136378 gene encoding uncharacterized protein C3orf18 homolog; protein product: MDSTMVKTTASFLSTVSSMTPTSMTSLLAVTTDARMERDNVTASRTTLMTSTITITTTNETSYNATKLSEVALEGPGMGMVLVPFGIITVIGLALVMMLYIRKRKRLEKLRHQLMPMYNFDPAEEQDDLEQELLDHNRDGNLTGSNNKTLTTSQGTTQRPSRLVFTDVANVLNA
- the LOC115136387 gene encoding high mobility group protein HMGI-C-like, with the translated sequence MSNSGTKEPSPQPGVAQSPASTPPRRGRGRPRKQQQEPTGPPTPKRPRGRPRGSKNKGPRATPKKVEPVGERRPRGRPRKWPQKVVQEVIQEQQSPSEETEGPSQSLSAEASPSQAPAQEVAEGE